The Pseudomonas sp. DG56-2 genome contains a region encoding:
- the ccsA gene encoding cytochrome c biogenesis protein CcsA has protein sequence MSDLRRGGGGQWAFGLVLSCTLLWFLPQVGNGLLVVIAGFIVLGALRTSLRIACWRFALAALYGACLSLVLHLLADDFHLRYIWLYSSAALPSYLKMSNLWGGDEGTVLLLATLCMTIGIRSAAAPGWSGRSNALVAAWYTLAAAWLGPFTATPPDWLAAQQSQGMNAHLQTIWMAFHAPLILAAYAWAIAPAGVALDALSGASDSYGRVASTYSRRSWLVLTAGIGMGMVWALEDFTFGQLWHWDPVQTSAFIVWAMLGAVLHGARRWRPTYHNRRLLPILSVLTAALACIALSVTRSEVLASSHRYIGTTSWLSHLALAAVLICLLLVYAWKAFARSSEGLKKIRRSASDWGLDLSIWLFAGAALLAAAALLNAHIGQWLQMEKASELKPFFETLMTWASAAEMADLRRAFDHWDVDGHGLGKWLTPVIALLGLIGGWVFLRRCLRAQGATIITLAMALWVALTAWRGGWLTPRYRGEGVLSQSIVDVLPWLDAALLSALFLLAACITWGAVVLWRSRRFGTLRHTGPLALIHGGAVIALVGGLLATALNTYMPINIAPASAAHAWHRVAEQMQVRVLPISSESNFSGYRAVAQVELRSEGQVIAGHALFQDGRELPPAYQGPVRQLCEILDYRYARHVGDPGYVLHPFIVRGWAEDLQVWVPASPRLMQAGSTATDDAEASYGVVVVRRYPFVSLVWIGLLAMVFGVLALPGHGPPSRRNTTQVSQS, from the coding sequence GTGAGTGATCTGCGACGCGGTGGAGGGGGGCAATGGGCATTCGGTTTGGTGCTGAGCTGCACGCTGTTGTGGTTTTTGCCCCAGGTCGGCAACGGGTTGCTGGTGGTGATTGCCGGCTTCATCGTGCTGGGTGCTTTACGAACCAGCCTGCGTATTGCGTGCTGGCGGTTTGCCTTGGCGGCCTTGTATGGCGCCTGCTTGAGTCTGGTCCTGCACCTGCTCGCCGATGACTTCCATTTGCGCTACATCTGGCTCTACAGCAGCGCCGCGTTACCGTCCTATTTGAAAATGTCCAACCTCTGGGGCGGTGACGAGGGCACGGTGCTGTTGCTGGCGACCTTGTGCATGACCATCGGTATACGCAGCGCTGCTGCACCCGGCTGGAGCGGACGCAGCAATGCGCTGGTCGCTGCCTGGTACACCCTGGCCGCGGCCTGGCTTGGTCCATTTACGGCGACACCGCCCGACTGGCTTGCGGCTCAGCAAAGTCAGGGCATGAACGCCCATTTACAAACAATCTGGATGGCGTTTCACGCGCCGTTGATTCTTGCGGCCTATGCCTGGGCCATCGCGCCTGCCGGTGTAGCACTCGATGCCTTGAGTGGCGCCAGTGACAGCTATGGGCGAGTGGCCTCGACCTACAGCAGGCGCTCCTGGTTGGTACTGACTGCCGGTATCGGCATGGGCATGGTCTGGGCGCTGGAGGACTTTACCTTTGGCCAACTCTGGCACTGGGACCCAGTACAGACGTCCGCCTTTATTGTCTGGGCGATGTTGGGCGCAGTGTTGCATGGCGCCAGACGCTGGCGCCCGACGTACCATAACCGGCGCCTGTTGCCGATTCTAAGTGTGCTGACGGCCGCGTTGGCATGCATTGCTTTGTCGGTGACACGCAGTGAAGTGCTGGCCAGCTCTCATCGCTACATCGGCACCACTTCATGGCTGAGCCACCTGGCGTTGGCTGCGGTACTGATTTGCCTGCTGCTGGTGTATGCCTGGAAAGCCTTCGCTCGATCCAGCGAAGGCCTGAAGAAGATCCGCCGTTCGGCCTCGGACTGGGGCCTCGACCTGTCGATCTGGCTGTTCGCCGGGGCGGCATTGCTAGCCGCGGCTGCGCTGCTCAATGCCCATATCGGCCAGTGGCTGCAGATGGAAAAAGCGTCTGAGTTGAAACCCTTCTTCGAAACCTTGATGACCTGGGCCAGCGCCGCGGAAATGGCCGATTTGCGCCGTGCTTTCGACCACTGGGATGTGGATGGTCACGGGCTTGGCAAGTGGCTGACGCCGGTGATCGCCCTGTTGGGCTTGATCGGTGGTTGGGTGTTTCTGCGCCGCTGCCTGCGCGCGCAGGGGGCGACCATTATCACCCTGGCGATGGCCTTGTGGGTGGCGCTGACAGCCTGGCGCGGCGGCTGGCTGACGCCACGTTATCGCGGCGAGGGCGTGTTGTCGCAAAGCATTGTCGATGTGCTGCCCTGGCTCGACGCTGCCTTGCTGTCGGCCCTGTTCCTGCTGGCGGCGTGCATCACCTGGGGCGCGGTCGTGCTGTGGCGCAGTCGCAGGTTCGGTACCCTGCGCCATACCGGGCCGCTGGCACTGATTCACGGCGGCGCCGTGATCGCGCTGGTCGGCGGCCTGCTGGCTACCGCCTTGAATACCTACATGCCGATCAATATCGCGCCTGCCAGCGCTGCGCACGCCTGGCATCGGGTCGCGGAGCAGATGCAGGTACGCGTACTGCCGATCAGCAGCGAGTCGAATTTCTCAGGCTACCGCGCGGTGGCTCAGGTCGAGCTGCGCAGCGAAGGGCAGGTGATTGCCGGGCACGCGTTGTTCCAGGACGGACGCGAACTGCCGCCAGCCTATCAGGGGCCAGTGCGCCAACTGTGTGAGATTCTCGACTACCGCTATGCGCGTCACGTTGGAGACCCCGGCTATGTATTGCATCCGTTCATCGTGCGCGGCTGGGCTGAAGACCTGCAGGTCTGGGTGCCGGCTTCGCCCCGATTGATGCAGGCCGGTAGCACGGCTACAGATGACGCAGAGGCCAGCTATGGGGTCGTGGTGGTGCGTCGTTATCCGTTTGTGTCGTTGGTCTGGATCGGCCTGCTGGCAATGGTGTTCGGTGTTCTGGCGCTGCCAGGCCACGGCCCTCCTTCCCGACGCAACACCACGCAAGTGTCTCAGAGTTAG
- a CDS encoding aldehyde dehydrogenase codes for MSIELPILAQTRAFASGPLKMLIGEQWRDAASGNTMSFRNPATGEILGNVPAASSEDVDLAVRAARQAFDDSAWSRMRPRERQNLLWRLADLMERDAQELAELECLNNGKSAAVAQVMDVQLAIDFLRYMAGWATKIEGSTVEASLPLMPNDQFHGFIRREAVGVVGAIVAWNFPLLLACWKLGPALATGCTVVLKPADETPLTALKLASLVLEAGYPAGVFNVITGTGLNAGVALTRHPGVDKLTFTGSTEVGKQIGKAAMDNMTRVTLELGGKSPTIVMADANLEEAAAGAASAIFFNQGQVCCAGSRLYVHRKHFDNVIADIAGIANGMKLGNGLDPSVQMGPLVSAKQQERVSRYIELGRELGATIACGGDSFGPGYFVKPTVIVDVDQQHRLVQEEIFGPVLVAMPFDDLDEVVRLANDNPYGLGASIWSNDLSAVHRMIPRIKSGSVWVNCHSALDPALPFGGYKLSGVGREMGAAAIEHYTELKTVLIKL; via the coding sequence ATGTCTATCGAATTGCCTATCCTCGCGCAGACCCGCGCCTTCGCCAGCGGTCCGCTGAAAATGCTCATCGGTGAGCAATGGCGCGACGCGGCCAGCGGCAACACCATGAGCTTTCGTAACCCGGCAACAGGTGAAATTCTTGGCAATGTTCCCGCCGCCAGCAGCGAGGATGTCGATCTGGCCGTGCGCGCCGCGCGCCAGGCGTTCGACGACTCAGCCTGGAGCCGCATGCGTCCACGGGAGCGCCAGAACCTGCTGTGGCGCCTGGCCGACCTGATGGAACGCGATGCACAGGAACTGGCCGAGCTCGAATGCCTGAACAACGGCAAAAGTGCCGCCGTGGCTCAGGTCATGGATGTGCAACTGGCGATCGACTTTCTGCGCTACATGGCCGGCTGGGCGACCAAGATCGAAGGTTCGACCGTCGAGGCTTCGTTGCCGTTGATGCCCAACGACCAGTTCCACGGTTTTATCCGCCGTGAAGCGGTCGGGGTGGTCGGGGCGATTGTTGCCTGGAACTTCCCGCTGCTGCTGGCTTGCTGGAAACTCGGCCCGGCCTTGGCCACCGGCTGCACCGTGGTTCTGAAGCCGGCGGACGAGACCCCACTTACCGCCCTCAAGCTGGCGTCCCTGGTGCTGGAGGCCGGCTATCCGGCGGGTGTCTTCAACGTCATTACCGGCACCGGCCTGAACGCTGGCGTGGCGCTTACCCGTCACCCCGGCGTGGACAAACTCACCTTCACCGGCTCCACCGAAGTGGGCAAGCAGATCGGCAAAGCGGCGATGGACAACATGACCCGCGTGACCCTGGAGCTGGGCGGCAAGTCGCCGACCATCGTCATGGCCGATGCCAACCTGGAGGAAGCCGCCGCCGGTGCCGCCAGCGCCATTTTCTTCAACCAGGGCCAGGTGTGCTGTGCCGGCTCGCGCCTGTATGTGCATCGCAAGCACTTCGACAATGTGATCGCCGACATCGCTGGCATCGCCAATGGCATGAAGCTGGGCAACGGTCTGGACCCAAGCGTGCAGATGGGCCCGTTGGTTTCGGCCAAGCAACAGGAGCGCGTCAGCCGCTACATCGAACTGGGTCGCGAACTCGGTGCCACCATTGCCTGCGGCGGCGACAGCTTTGGCCCTGGCTACTTCGTCAAGCCGACGGTGATCGTCGATGTCGACCAGCAGCACCGCCTGGTGCAAGAAGAAATCTTCGGCCCGGTACTGGTGGCCATGCCTTTCGATGATCTCGACGAAGTGGTACGTCTGGCCAATGACAACCCGTACGGCCTGGGCGCGAGCATCTGGTCCAACGACCTGTCGGCGGTGCACCGGATGATCCCGCGCATCAAGTCCGGCTCGGTGTGGGTCAACTGTCACAGCGCCCTGGACCCGGCGCTGCCATTTGGCGGCTACAAACTCTCGGGCGTGGGCCGGGAGATGGGCGCTGCGGCCATCGAGCATTACACCGAGCTCAAAACAGTCCTGATCAAACTCTGA
- a CDS encoding NAD(P)/FAD-dependent oxidoreductase has product MTEPCILVLGAGPAGAATAMGLQRLGYRVQVVSDWRRFDAVEGVSQRVLEGLRHAGLGKALEQAAMPSRRRVEWNGQRQWLNQECLLDRSCFDQALREDLRNAGVEVIEARVADLSSRTDGHQVQLHDGRLLTAGFLVEARGRQAPLTASRLRGPESVSLLNLWREQPGEPLSAVESLADGWAWMARLADGRCYWQISLDSSAGALPGKAQLAEYCAQRRRQSALVAEMFGAAATQAVEVYARSSTAILAGRCAGDNWLRVGDAAMAVDPLSGNGIFQSLSSALQAPAVINTLLRRPRHKALALRFHQERIEQLFLRFARIGRDFYAQERGKVGQAFWDKRQSWPDAQPLHLAADYRQLRVERRPVVSDGFIDEAEVVVSADQPLGIWHLQGVPLAPVVSGLRSGQGLEQLLGARPAAEQAMLRNWLAAQGYQG; this is encoded by the coding sequence ATGACTGAGCCATGTATTTTGGTGCTCGGCGCCGGCCCTGCGGGTGCGGCAACTGCCATGGGTTTGCAGCGACTGGGTTACCGGGTGCAGGTCGTCTCCGACTGGCGTCGGTTCGACGCCGTGGAAGGGGTGTCGCAGCGGGTACTGGAAGGGCTGCGCCATGCCGGTTTGGGCAAGGCACTGGAACAGGCCGCGATGCCTTCCAGGCGCCGGGTGGAGTGGAATGGCCAGCGCCAATGGCTCAACCAGGAATGCCTGCTTGATCGCAGTTGCTTCGATCAGGCGCTGCGCGAAGACCTGCGTAATGCGGGTGTCGAGGTGATCGAAGCACGCGTCGCTGATCTGAGCAGTCGCACCGACGGGCACCAGGTGCAACTGCACGACGGCAGGTTACTGACGGCCGGGTTTCTGGTTGAGGCTCGCGGGCGTCAGGCGCCGCTGACCGCCAGTCGCCTGCGCGGGCCGGAAAGTGTCAGCTTGCTCAATCTGTGGCGTGAGCAACCGGGTGAGCCGCTGTCGGCGGTAGAAAGCCTCGCCGACGGCTGGGCCTGGATGGCGCGCCTGGCCGATGGCCGGTGCTATTGGCAGATCAGCCTGGACAGCAGCGCCGGTGCACTGCCGGGCAAGGCGCAACTCGCCGAGTATTGTGCCCAGCGTCGGCGCCAGTCGGCGCTGGTCGCTGAAATGTTTGGTGCTGCAGCCACCCAGGCCGTAGAGGTCTACGCGCGCAGCAGCACGGCGATTCTTGCCGGCCGGTGCGCCGGGGACAATTGGCTGCGCGTCGGTGATGCGGCGATGGCCGTGGACCCGCTGTCCGGCAACGGTATTTTCCAGTCGTTGTCTTCGGCGTTGCAGGCGCCTGCGGTGATCAACACGTTACTGCGCCGTCCTCGACACAAGGCGTTGGCGCTGCGTTTTCATCAGGAGCGCATCGAGCAACTGTTCTTGCGTTTCGCCCGTATCGGCAGGGACTTCTATGCCCAGGAGCGGGGCAAGGTCGGCCAAGCATTCTGGGACAAGCGCCAGTCCTGGCCGGATGCCCAACCGCTTCATCTGGCCGCTGACTACCGCCAGTTGCGGGTCGAGCGTCGGCCGGTGGTGAGCGATGGTTTCATCGATGAGGCCGAGGTGGTGGTCAGTGCAGACCAGCCCCTGGGTATTTGGCACTTGCAGGGTGTGCCGTTGGCGCCAGTGGTCAGTGGCCTGCGCAGTGGGCAAGGGTTGGAGCAGTTGCTGGGCGCAAGGCCCGCTGCCGAGCAGGCCATGCTGCGCAACTGGCTGGCTGCGCAGGGTTATCAGGGCTGA
- a CDS encoding S8 family serine peptidase, translated as MDTEVRVGVIDTGFAPRQAEGVTAARRFWLQEGVLCEGETLADALGHGSQVLDCLLGQGGSGEVLVAQVFAEQWLTSALQVSAALLWLVEQGATLINMSLGLQQDRHVLRAACAAAVEAGVLLCASSPARGAAVYPASYPEVIRVTGDARCGHGQWSRLDTAQADFGAQVDPSCGRAGASLASAALCGQIRGLLSAQPAASREQVLVYLRDNAAFIGPERRGSEHD; from the coding sequence ATGGACACTGAGGTACGCGTCGGTGTGATCGATACCGGCTTTGCGCCGCGGCAGGCCGAAGGCGTCACCGCTGCCCGGCGCTTCTGGCTACAGGAGGGAGTGCTGTGCGAGGGCGAGACGCTGGCTGATGCCTTGGGCCATGGCAGCCAAGTGCTCGACTGTCTGCTGGGGCAGGGAGGCAGCGGGGAGGTGCTGGTAGCGCAAGTGTTCGCTGAACAATGGTTGACCTCGGCCCTGCAGGTCAGTGCGGCGTTGTTGTGGCTGGTCGAACAGGGGGCGACGCTGATCAACATGAGCCTCGGTCTGCAACAGGATCGTCATGTGCTGCGTGCGGCCTGTGCCGCGGCTGTCGAGGCTGGCGTGCTGCTCTGTGCTTCGAGCCCGGCGCGCGGAGCGGCGGTGTATCCGGCCAGTTATCCGGAAGTCATTCGCGTGACCGGCGACGCTCGCTGTGGCCACGGTCAATGGTCGCGGTTGGACACGGCCCAGGCAGACTTTGGCGCACAGGTTGATCCGTCTTGCGGCCGGGCTGGAGCGAGTTTGGCCAGCGCCGCATTGTGCGGTCAGATCCGCGGGTTGTTGAGCGCACAACCGGCAGCCAGCCGTGAGCAGGTGCTGGTCTACCTGCGCGATAACGCGGCATTTATCGGCCCGGAGCGCCGGGGGAGCGAACATGACTGA
- a CDS encoding ABC transporter ATP-binding protein → MRGLFLRLVDANDPELMRRALAWLYSFVRPQWRAIAVLLGLSLSASLLVLAQPWLVKTLIDDGLLAKNFDTLWHIALIMIAAGVLGTVLSGINRYLHTRLSGRILFALRDDLYGHLQQLSPGFYGRKRLGDILSRLDGDVAEIQRFAVDSMFSAVSSLIGLIGAVSLMLMLSWQLSLLLALLIPIEVLWLRWMRRKVEREVRSLRERSADVSSFLVETLPAMKFIQAAGQQKREAERLGHLGQGYMGQLLKVQVTEFFTQAVPGTLTSLCRAAAFLVGGYWVIQGTWQLGALIAFSTYLGMAVGPVQSLLGLYVAVQRMAVSLMRVMELQQEPVTVRQPESPVPMPKGPGELRLEGVHFAHEQRRGAVLSDAHICIAAGLKVAISGASGVGKSTLIDLLQRFYDPDQGRILLDGEDLRHLDLLAVRERIAVVSQDIVLFRGTLAQNLCYSRPNASRADLERVVQLTRLDSLVQSLPMGLDGPLGERGQQLSGGQKQRIAIARALLQEPSILVLDEATSAVDEATEREVISAIDQLFAGRTRILISHRPSTLADADLHLHLEDGRLRLIENEPVRHGH, encoded by the coding sequence ATGCGAGGTCTTTTCCTGCGCTTGGTCGACGCCAACGACCCCGAACTCATGCGCCGTGCCCTGGCCTGGCTGTACAGCTTTGTGCGTCCACAGTGGCGGGCGATCGCGGTGCTGCTGGGCTTGTCATTGAGTGCCTCGCTGCTGGTGTTGGCCCAGCCTTGGCTGGTCAAGACCTTGATCGATGACGGGCTGCTGGCGAAGAACTTCGACACCCTGTGGCACATCGCGCTGATCATGATCGCCGCCGGTGTGCTCGGCACCGTGCTGTCGGGGATCAACCGCTACCTGCACACGCGCCTGTCCGGACGCATCCTGTTCGCCCTGCGCGACGACCTTTATGGCCACCTGCAGCAACTGTCACCGGGCTTCTACGGACGCAAGCGCCTGGGTGACATTCTCTCGCGGCTCGATGGGGACGTTGCCGAGATTCAGCGCTTTGCCGTGGACTCGATGTTTTCCGCCGTCTCCAGCCTGATCGGCCTGATCGGTGCGGTGAGTCTGATGCTGATGCTGTCGTGGCAGTTGTCGTTGCTGCTGGCATTGCTGATTCCAATCGAAGTGCTGTGGCTGCGCTGGATGCGCCGCAAGGTCGAACGCGAAGTGCGCAGTCTGCGCGAGCGTTCGGCAGATGTGTCCTCGTTTCTGGTCGAGACCTTGCCCGCCATGAAGTTCATTCAGGCAGCCGGTCAGCAAAAGCGTGAAGCCGAGCGCCTCGGGCACTTGGGCCAGGGCTATATGGGCCAGTTGCTCAAAGTGCAGGTCACCGAGTTCTTCACTCAAGCGGTGCCGGGCACCCTGACATCGCTGTGTCGCGCGGCGGCATTCCTGGTGGGCGGGTATTGGGTGATCCAGGGCACCTGGCAATTGGGTGCGCTGATCGCGTTCTCTACCTACCTGGGGATGGCGGTCGGGCCCGTGCAGAGCTTGCTTGGGCTGTATGTCGCCGTGCAACGCATGGCGGTCAGCCTGATGCGGGTGATGGAGCTACAGCAGGAGCCGGTCACCGTACGCCAGCCGGAATCGCCAGTGCCGATGCCCAAGGGGCCTGGTGAGCTGCGCCTTGAGGGTGTGCATTTCGCCCATGAGCAACGCCGTGGTGCGGTGTTGAGCGACGCCCATATCTGTATTGCCGCTGGCTTGAAGGTGGCCATCAGCGGTGCCTCGGGGGTCGGCAAGTCGACCTTGATCGATCTGCTGCAGCGCTTCTACGACCCTGATCAGGGGCGGATTCTGCTCGATGGCGAAGACCTGCGTCACCTCGACCTGCTGGCGGTGCGCGAGCGCATTGCCGTGGTCAGCCAGGACATTGTGCTGTTTCGCGGCACGCTGGCACAGAACCTCTGCTACAGCCGTCCGAACGCCAGCCGTGCCGATCTGGAGCGGGTAGTGCAATTGACTCGCCTGGACAGCCTGGTGCAGAGCTTGCCCATGGGTCTGGACGGACCACTGGGCGAGCGTGGCCAGCAACTATCTGGAGGGCAGAAGCAGCGTATCGCCATTGCCCGGGCATTGTTGCAGGAACCGTCGATACTGGTGCTCGACGAAGCGACCTCGGCCGTCGATGAAGCCACCGAGCGTGAGGTGATCAGTGCGATTGACCAACTGTTTGCCGGACGTACACGCATTCTTATCAGCCATCGCCCGTCGACATTGGCCGATGCCGATTTGCATCTGCACCTGGAAGATGGTCGCTTGCGCCTGATCGAAAATGAGCCGGTACGCCATGGACACTGA